In Spiroplasma chinense, the DNA window GAATCAAAAACCAATCTTAAAATTAGAAAATATTTATAAAAGTTTTGGTCCGGTTCAGGCGCTAAGGGGTGTAAGTCTTGAAGCGATAAGCGGTAAGTGTACTGCTATAGTAGGTGAAAATGGTGCTGGTAAATCTACATTAATGAATATTGTATCTGGTGTTATTAGAAAAACATCGGGTGAAATGTACTTTGATGAAAAGAAATATGAGCCTAAAAATATTAAATCAGCTGAAAAAACAGGTATTGCAATAATTCACCAAGAATTAGTGACAGTTAATGAAATGACAGTTATTGATAACATTTTTTTAGGAAATGAAATACGTAATTCATTTGGAAAAATCAATTATAAAGAACAGTTTAAAATAATTACTAGAATTTTTAAGGAGTTACAAATTTCGATCGATCCCAAAAAGAAAATGGGTTATTACTCAGTGGCTCAACAACAAATTATAGAAATTGCAAAAACTGTAATTAGAAATGCAAAAGTGATTATTATGGATGAGCCTACATCATCGCTTTCTGATAAAGAAACACAAATGTTGTTTAGGTTAGTAAAACAACTTAAAGAACAAGGAAAAGCGGTTTTATATATTTCTCATAGATTAGAAGAAATACCTGTAATTTGTGAGTATATAACCATCATAAGAGATGGTGGTTTCATAGGAAACTATGAGGTAGATAAAATTTCTGAGGAAGAAATTATAGCTAAAATGGTTGGTAGAGAGATCACTCAAAGATTTCCTACAAAAGTACAAGGAAAAGACAACGAGGTTTTATTGAGTGTAAATCAAATTTCTAGTGATATATTAAAAAATATATCCTTCAACATAAAAAAAGGAGAAATACTTGGTTTTGCAGGATTGGTTGGAGCAAAAAGAACAGAATTGTTTAAAACTTTAATTGGTGCAATGAGTTGTAGTTCGAAAGAAATTTATTGAAAAGATAAAAAAGCAACCTTTAAATCACCGTATGAAGCTATTAAAAAAGGATTATTTTACGTAACGGAAGACAGAAAAGAAGATGGTTTGATTTTGGATGAAACTATTAGAAATAACATTTCTGTTTCATCCTTCAAATATATGCAAAACAAATATTTGAAGTTTATCTCTAAGAAAACTCAAAATGAAATGTGCAACTATTTCATGAACGTTACAAAAATAAAAGCACCCAATTTTTCCTATAAAATTAATCAACTTTCAGGAGGAAATCAACAAAAAGTATTAATTAGTAAAGCTATTTGCGCTAAACCGAAAATAATAATTTTTGATGAACCAACTAGAGGTGTGGATATTGGAGCAAGAAGAGAAATTTATGATTTAATTTCAGAATTAAAAGCACAAGGAATTGGTATTGTTATTATCTCAAGTGAACTTCCAGAAATCATAGGACTCTGCGATAGAGTCGTGGTAATGAAAGAAGGAAGAATCTCTAAGGAATTGGAAGCCAAAGACTTAAGTCAAGAAAATATTATTAAGTATGCAATATAGAAGGGGTACATATGAAAGCTAATTTAGAAAAATTTGAAACTGATTATTTCCAAATACTAAAAGATCAGTTAGAGAGCAAATTTAATCAAGATATAGAATATGTAAAATCAAAAGAACAAGCTTTTGAGGAAAATAATTTTGATAAAATTTATACTCTATCTTCTATAAAAGATTCGAATATTAATAATTTAAAATTAAAAATAAAAAACCTAAATGATGAACTTGAAAAAGAAAAAGCATTTAATGAGTTGCTAAAATTAGATGGTCAGATTACCGATCAACAATTAAAAGAAAAAAACGAATACCTGGAAAAAGAATTTAACAATAAACAGGGAAAAATAATTGAAAATCTTAATGAAAAAATTAAAATGTATGAAATTAAAATGGATGAGATCATTAAGAATAAAACTTTAAAACTTAAGAAGAAGAATGAGAATAAAAAGAATAAAACTAAATTATTAGAAGATAAAATAAACGAGAAAAAACAAGTAAGTGTAAAAAGAATTGAAAATAAACAAAATTTATTATTAGAACTTTCAAACAAACTTAACGATAAAAAAATTCAAAAAATTCAAAAAAATAAAATGTATAAAGAATGAAACAAGGTTCAAGAAGAATATGATTCAAAAAAAATAGGAAATATATTTTATGAAAAGAATAAAAAAGAATTTGAACCCAAATTAATGGAAGTTAAAACTAAAATAGATGAAAAAACAACTAATTTTGAGTTACAAAAGTACAAAGCTCAAATGAAATTTGCCAATCTATTTGGAGCACAGAATAAACAAAACACTAAAAATTTCCTACTAAATGTATTTAATGAATCAAAATTATTAATACTTATTTTGGGAATTGCTATATTTGCGGGAATTTCAAATAACAACTTTTTTACACAGAGAACTTGAATTAATATATTAACCAATAATTTAGATTTACTAATGATAGCATTCGGAATGACACTAATTATTTTAACAGGTGGAATTGACTTATCTGT includes these proteins:
- a CDS encoding sugar ABC transporter ATP-binding protein; amino-acid sequence: MNDESIKLNQKPILKLENIYKSFGPVQALRGVSLEAISGKCTAIVGENGAGKSTLMNIVSGVIRKTSGEMYFDEKKYEPKNIKSAEKTGIAIIHQELVTVNEMTVIDNIFLGNEIRNSFGKINYKEQFKIITRIFKELQISIDPKKKMGYYSVAQQQIIEIAKTVIRNAKVIIMDEPTSSLSDKETQMLFRLVKQLKEQGKAVLYISHRLEEIPVICEYITIIRDGGFIGNYEVDKISEEEIIAKMVGREITQRFPTKVQGKDNEVLLSVNQISSDILKNISFNIKKGEILGFAGLVGAKRTELFKTLIGAMSCSSKEIYWKDKKATFKSPYEAIKKGLFYVTEDRKEDGLILDETIRNNISVSSFKYMQNKYLKFISKKTQNEMCNYFMNVTKIKAPNFSYKINQLSGGNQQKVLISKAICAKPKIIIFDEPTRGVDIGARREIYDLISELKAQGIGIVIISSELPEIIGLCDRVVVMKEGRISKELEAKDLSQENIIKYAI
- a CDS encoding ABC transporter permease, which codes for MKANLEKFETDYFQILKDQLESKFNQDIEYVKSKEQAFEENNFDKIYTLSSIKDSNINNLKLKIKNLNDELEKEKAFNELLKLDGQITDQQLKEKNEYLEKEFNNKQGKIIENLNEKIKMYEIKMDEIIKNKTLKLKKKNENKKNKTKLLEDKINEKKQVSVKRIENKQNLLLELSNKLNDKKIQKIQKNKMYKEWNKVQEEYDSKKIGNIFYEKNKKEFEPKLMEVKTKIDEKTTNFELQKYKAQMKFANLFGAQNKQNTKNFLLNVFNESKLLILILGIAIFAGISNNNFFTQRTWINILTNNLDLLMIAFGMTLIILTGGIDLSVGSILAFAGSCMIKFLEKGVDPWIAMLACVVISVAFGVLSGFLISYVKLQPFIVTLVLMLTLRGGASLLLESKATLLPADTLQFVTRLKFWILPFSFWFVLCIFIGLLIIMRGYKYGRYIYAVGGNIKAAYLSGIRSKLIVMSVYMFSNALVAMGTIIYVSKLSSISPTSGNQIELDAIACVALGGTSLIGGKGGVGRTLVGWFVISVLQTSMNMVGFNTYYQMIVKGSVILIAVLSDKQINISKKISKKLKNLIYKI